From Leptolyngbya subtilissima AS-A7, one genomic window encodes:
- a CDS encoding ABC transporter ATP-binding protein → MLTGEDLWFRYAPQLPWVVQAQSLAVKPGEVVGLMAPSGFGKTTLAKLLAGYLMPTRGRVSLDEQPLPARRYCPVQLVFQNPELAVNPRWRIDQILREGHPPQMHQLDALGIHPGWLSRYPHELSGGELQRIAIARTLNPQTRYLIADEMTAMLDANTQALIWQAVLAYTHSHQIGVLVVSHDWPLMRRLCDRILDLAATQNHSTLISQ, encoded by the coding sequence ATGCTGACCGGTGAAGACCTTTGGTTTCGCTATGCGCCCCAGCTGCCCTGGGTGGTGCAGGCTCAGTCTCTGGCCGTGAAACCGGGTGAAGTGGTCGGACTAATGGCCCCTTCTGGTTTTGGTAAAACAACTCTGGCCAAGCTGCTGGCGGGCTATTTGATGCCCACCCGCGGCAGGGTGAGCTTAGACGAACAGCCGCTTCCCGCCCGGCGGTACTGCCCAGTGCAGCTCGTTTTTCAAAATCCGGAGCTGGCGGTCAACCCGCGCTGGCGCATTGACCAAATTTTGCGCGAAGGCCATCCCCCCCAGATGCATCAGCTCGATGCCCTAGGCATTCACCCTGGCTGGCTCAGCCGCTACCCCCATGAGCTGAGCGGCGGTGAGCTGCAGCGAATTGCGATCGCCCGCACCCTCAACCCTCAAACTCGCTACCTGATCGCCGACGAAATGACGGCCATGCTCGATGCCAACACCCAGGCGCTGATCTGGCAGGCCGTTTTGGCCTACACCCATTCCCATCAGATCGGGGTTTTGGTAGTCAGTCACGATTGGCCTCTGATGAGGCGGCTGTGCGATCGAATCCTCGATTTGGCGGCCACACAAAACCACAGCACCCTAATTTCTCAGTAG
- a CDS encoding Na/Pi cotransporter family protein produces the protein MFILKQLSRKLFSYLSLVLLVLTLLVFPPEFPTQFSFLNLPAIASSVSAQTTQPGDNESESSAPQQPELPLSQEKQGENSIGFFKMIMGALAGLVLFIYGVTRLAEGLEDMGEERMKRLLSKFTTNRFAGVATGVVATTFLESSSVTIILVIAMVSASILTFVQSLGVVLGSNIGTAVGAQIISLNIELYVPILMFSGLLVFFLGRTVRIKSIGIVLLGFGLMFYGLEAINSAMEPFRDYEPFLNWMERLGRNPILGALVGAIFTVIIQSSSATVAIVVTLAGSGLIALPAGIAIMLGAEVGTCADTLIATIGRGSAALRTGLFHLLFNLSSAAVGILLAPQLAQLAQTISGDDVGRQIANAQMLFNIIGAAAVIGFLPIIARALEKLVPETDADRERQQRQLEKQQANAKNPQAEPLTR, from the coding sequence ATGTTTATCTTAAAGCAACTAAGCCGCAAACTATTCAGCTATTTGAGTCTTGTACTTTTAGTTTTAACATTACTCGTTTTTCCACCTGAGTTTCCTACTCAGTTTTCATTTTTGAATTTGCCTGCTATTGCATCTAGCGTCAGTGCTCAGACGACTCAACCTGGAGATAACGAGTCTGAATCTAGTGCTCCTCAACAACCTGAGCTTCCTTTGAGCCAGGAAAAACAAGGGGAAAATTCGATCGGCTTCTTCAAAATGATAATGGGTGCGCTCGCAGGTTTAGTGTTGTTTATTTATGGTGTTACGCGATTAGCTGAGGGATTAGAAGACATGGGAGAAGAACGGATGAAACGCCTCCTCAGCAAATTCACTACGAATCGCTTTGCAGGGGTTGCAACTGGAGTCGTCGCCACAACATTCTTGGAATCATCATCCGTCACAATTATTCTGGTGATTGCGATGGTAAGTGCTAGCATTCTTACCTTTGTACAATCCCTTGGGGTTGTACTGGGTTCCAATATTGGTACAGCAGTCGGAGCACAAATTATTTCTCTCAATATCGAATTGTATGTTCCTATTTTAATGTTTAGCGGTCTGCTGGTGTTCTTCTTAGGCAGAACGGTCCGTATTAAATCTATTGGTATCGTTTTGCTCGGGTTTGGATTGATGTTTTACGGGCTTGAAGCGATCAACTCAGCCATGGAGCCGTTTCGAGATTACGAACCGTTCTTAAACTGGATGGAAAGGCTGGGTCGTAATCCCATTCTAGGGGCTTTGGTGGGGGCTATCTTTACGGTGATTATTCAATCTTCTTCAGCCACAGTCGCGATCGTAGTGACATTAGCAGGCTCCGGTTTAATTGCTTTGCCTGCTGGAATTGCAATTATGCTGGGTGCAGAAGTTGGAACCTGTGCTGATACTCTGATTGCTACGATTGGACGGGGAAGTGCTGCGTTGCGAACGGGTCTATTTCACCTCTTATTTAACCTCAGTAGTGCCGCTGTGGGAATTCTTTTAGCGCCACAACTAGCTCAATTAGCTCAAACAATTTCTGGTGATGACGTTGGACGGCAGATTGCGAATGCTCAAATGCTATTTAATATCATTGGCGCTGCTGCTGTCATCGGTTTTTTGCCAATCATTGCACGGGCGCTAGAAAAGCTAGTTCCAGAAACTGATGCAGATCGTGAACGGCAGCAACGCCAGCTCGAAAAACAGCAAGCGAATGCTAAAAACCCGCAGGCTGAACCTCTCACTCGTTAA
- a CDS encoding ABC transporter permease, translated as MTTLAPPQIRAAKQRSNRRQRTLWTIGLCAFFLAAIIFSTWVIGDAGLSPVLTQRNQPPSLAHPFGTDWLGRDMLTRSLHGMSLSLRVGLLAATSSALIATLLGLAAGTLGGWVDAVICWIIDVCFSLPHLVLLILVAFAVGGGTRGVIIAVALTHWPSLARVIRAEVLQVNSSDYVQLSHRLGRSPAWIARHHMVPHVIPQLLVGLILLFPHAILHEAALSFIGIGISPHLPAIGIILAESMRHLSTGYWWLGVMPGLLLLLSVKAFDWLGENLRALLDPKTSQG; from the coding sequence ATGACCACCCTTGCACCTCCTCAGATCCGCGCTGCCAAACAGCGGAGCAATCGGCGGCAACGAACTCTTTGGACCATTGGGCTGTGTGCCTTCTTTTTAGCGGCCATCATCTTCAGCACCTGGGTGATTGGCGATGCTGGACTTAGCCCGGTATTGACCCAGCGCAACCAGCCTCCCTCCTTAGCCCATCCCTTTGGCACCGACTGGCTGGGGCGAGACATGCTGACGCGATCGCTCCACGGCATGTCCCTTAGTCTGCGGGTGGGTCTGCTGGCCGCCACCTCCAGTGCGCTGATCGCTACTTTGCTGGGGTTGGCGGCAGGCACGTTGGGCGGCTGGGTTGATGCCGTCATCTGCTGGATTATCGACGTGTGCTTTAGCCTGCCCCACCTGGTGCTGCTGATTTTAGTTGCCTTTGCGGTCGGGGGCGGAACGCGGGGCGTAATCATTGCCGTAGCGCTGACCCACTGGCCTAGTCTGGCCCGCGTCATTCGGGCAGAGGTGTTGCAGGTCAACAGCTCCGACTACGTGCAGCTCTCTCACCGGCTGGGTCGCTCTCCCGCCTGGATTGCCCGCCACCACATGGTGCCCCACGTCATTCCTCAGCTGCTGGTGGGGCTGATTCTGCTGTTTCCCCATGCCATTTTGCACGAGGCAGCGCTGTCGTTTATCGGCATTGGCATTTCGCCCCACCTGCCCGCCATTGGCATCATTTTGGCGGAGTCGATGCGCCACCTATCTACCGGCTACTGGTGGTTGGGGGTGATGCCCGGTTTGCTGCTGCTGCTGTCGGTCAAAGCCTTTGACTGGCTGGGCGAAAATTTGCGGGCGTTGCTTGATCCGAAGACGAGTCAGGGGTAG
- a CDS encoding GNAT family N-acetyltransferase, giving the protein MIITGVRESEREELLSLAVSTGLFTPEDAEGLLGGILDGLAAGGLPEGHMAVACRKSHDSEAIGWSYYAPDPYAENILNVWWIGVAPEHHGSGAGHVLLLHIEKEARDQGVRVVVIETSDQAPMARARKFYDKQGYAERGRIPDFYGQGDAKVIFSRSLASAP; this is encoded by the coding sequence ATGATCATTACAGGCGTTCGTGAAAGTGAGAGAGAAGAGTTGCTCAGTTTGGCGGTCAGCACAGGTCTCTTTACGCCCGAAGATGCAGAGGGGCTGCTCGGTGGAATCTTAGACGGGCTTGCGGCTGGAGGGCTCCCAGAAGGCCACATGGCTGTGGCCTGTCGCAAGTCACACGACAGTGAGGCCATAGGCTGGTCCTACTATGCACCTGACCCGTATGCAGAAAATATACTGAATGTGTGGTGGATTGGTGTAGCTCCAGAGCATCATGGAAGCGGTGCAGGACACGTTCTTCTGTTGCACATAGAGAAAGAAGCAAGAGATCAAGGGGTGCGCGTTGTAGTTATTGAGACAAGCGATCAAGCCCCTATGGCTAGAGCTCGTAAGTTCTACGACAAGCAGGGATATGCGGAGAGGGGTCGGATCCCAGATTTCTATGGGCAAGGAGATGCAAAAGTCATCTTTTCGCGCTCACTTGCGAGTGCGCCCTAA
- a CDS encoding ABC transporter substrate-binding protein gives MALRLKLPAWSIGVLLLGPILTGCASNSTEPSATAPASNASAEQIVLAIGGESEEGYDPTLGWGRYGSPLFQSTLLQRDENLEIVNDLATNYTVSEDGRTWTVTIRQDAQFSDGEPLTAADVAYTFNKAAESGGLTDVTVLEEAVATDDYTVELRLKQPQSTFVNRLITVGIVPEHAHGPDYARNPIGSGPYQLVQWDEGQQLIVEANLNYYGEAPGIGQLVFLFTEEDAAFAAAQAGQAQVVSVPQSLAVQSIEGMKLYDVASVDNRGLMFPFPDEGSKTTPDGKPVGNAVTSDRAIRQAVNYAVDRQALVDGVLEGYGSPAYGPVSGLAWEEPNANIDDADPELARQILADGGWSDSNGDGVVEKDGLKAEFTLLYPASDSTRQALALSVAEMLKPVGIQVNVEGKSWDEITPLAHSNAVLFGWGSHDQTEMYNLYHSKAAQGDFYNAGYYANQAIDQTLDLAMGAPSEAEAIAFWKAAQWDGQRGFTAKGDAAWAWLVNLDHTYFVHECLDIGQPQVEPHGHGWPITANIASWTWTCN, from the coding sequence ATGGCATTACGTCTCAAACTGCCCGCCTGGTCTATAGGGGTGCTCCTCCTGGGGCCAATTCTGACTGGATGTGCTTCAAATTCAACTGAGCCAAGTGCTACTGCGCCAGCCTCCAATGCTTCTGCAGAGCAGATAGTCCTGGCGATTGGAGGAGAGAGTGAGGAAGGGTATGACCCCACGTTAGGCTGGGGCCGCTACGGTTCACCCCTGTTTCAGAGCACCTTGCTGCAGCGCGATGAAAACCTTGAAATCGTCAATGATCTGGCGACCAACTATACGGTCAGCGAAGACGGCAGAACCTGGACGGTGACGATTCGCCAAGACGCTCAGTTTTCTGATGGGGAGCCGCTGACAGCAGCCGATGTTGCCTACACCTTCAACAAGGCAGCAGAGAGCGGCGGCCTGACCGATGTAACGGTACTAGAAGAAGCTGTCGCCACTGACGACTACACGGTAGAGCTGCGGCTGAAGCAGCCCCAAAGCACCTTCGTCAACCGCCTGATCACCGTAGGCATTGTGCCGGAGCACGCCCATGGTCCTGACTATGCTCGCAACCCCATTGGCTCTGGCCCCTATCAACTCGTCCAGTGGGACGAGGGGCAGCAGCTGATTGTCGAAGCCAACCTCAACTATTACGGCGAAGCTCCTGGGATTGGGCAACTCGTTTTTCTATTTACTGAAGAAGACGCGGCCTTTGCGGCCGCCCAGGCGGGACAGGCCCAAGTGGTCAGCGTGCCCCAGTCGCTGGCGGTGCAGAGCATTGAGGGCATGAAGCTCTATGACGTTGCCAGCGTGGATAACCGGGGGCTGATGTTTCCCTTTCCTGACGAGGGGAGTAAGACTACGCCAGACGGTAAACCGGTGGGTAACGCCGTCACCTCAGATCGGGCAATTCGGCAGGCGGTGAACTACGCCGTCGATCGGCAGGCGCTGGTAGATGGAGTGCTGGAGGGTTATGGATCGCCCGCCTACGGCCCAGTCAGCGGCCTGGCTTGGGAGGAACCGAACGCCAATATCGACGATGCTGACCCTGAGCTGGCCCGTCAGATCCTAGCAGACGGGGGCTGGAGCGACAGCAATGGCGATGGTGTCGTTGAAAAAGATGGCTTAAAGGCCGAGTTCACCCTACTTTATCCGGCCAGTGACAGCACCCGTCAGGCCTTGGCGTTGTCGGTCGCGGAGATGCTTAAGCCCGTGGGCATTCAGGTCAATGTCGAGGGCAAGAGCTGGGATGAGATTACCCCCCTAGCGCACAGCAACGCGGTGCTGTTTGGCTGGGGTAGCCACGACCAGACGGAGATGTACAACCTCTATCACAGCAAGGCGGCCCAGGGCGATTTTTACAACGCGGGCTACTACGCTAACCAAGCCATCGACCAAACGCTAGATTTGGCGATGGGTGCCCCTTCAGAGGCAGAAGCGATCGCATTCTGGAAAGCCGCCCAGTGGGATGGCCAGCGAGGGTTCACGGCCAAGGGCGATGCCGCTTGGGCCTGGCTGGTCAACCTTGACCACACCTACTTTGTCCACGAGTGTCTAGACATCGGTCAACCCCAGGTTGAGCCCCACGGCCACGGCTGGCCGATCACCGCCAACATCGCTAGCTGGACCTGGACATGCAATTAA
- a CDS encoding ABC transporter ATP-binding protein, protein MLSVSNLSVTFTQYEQGLRRKQLTVITDLDLEVKAGEVVAVVGASGSGKSLLAHAILGILPENATVGGTMLFQGQPLTPQRCQQLRGKAIALIPQSVGYLDPLMQVGKQVQRVAQLNGLAKSAARTAVKQTFQRYDLPPQTGRCYPFQVSGGMARRVLVSTAVVSQADLVIADEPTPGLHPDVVIETLNHLRELSQEGRGVILITHDIEAALLIADRVAVFYAGTTAEIASAQDFATGNLRHPYTQALWRSLPQNDFTPVQGNQPSPEALPVGCLFSDRCPWMTEACLPERPVLRMVRSGLVRCIHADR, encoded by the coding sequence ATGCTGTCAGTTTCAAATCTCAGCGTTACGTTTACTCAGTACGAGCAGGGGCTGCGCCGCAAGCAGCTAACAGTGATCACTGACCTAGATTTAGAGGTCAAAGCCGGAGAAGTGGTGGCGGTGGTGGGCGCTAGCGGGTCGGGTAAGAGCCTGCTGGCCCACGCCATTTTGGGCATTTTGCCGGAGAACGCGACCGTCGGTGGCACGATGCTGTTTCAGGGTCAGCCGCTGACGCCCCAACGGTGTCAGCAACTGCGCGGCAAGGCCATTGCTCTGATTCCTCAGTCAGTGGGCTATCTCGATCCGCTCATGCAGGTGGGGAAGCAGGTGCAGCGGGTAGCTCAGCTCAACGGGCTGGCCAAATCAGCGGCTCGAACGGCGGTGAAGCAAACCTTTCAGCGCTACGACCTGCCGCCCCAGACAGGTCGCTGCTACCCGTTTCAGGTCTCAGGGGGCATGGCACGGCGGGTGCTGGTGTCTACGGCGGTGGTCAGTCAGGCCGATCTGGTCATCGCCGACGAACCCACGCCTGGCCTGCACCCGGATGTGGTGATCGAAACGCTAAACCACCTGCGGGAGCTGTCTCAGGAAGGGCGCGGGGTGATTTTGATTACCCATGACATCGAAGCGGCGCTGCTGATAGCCGATCGGGTAGCGGTGTTTTACGCCGGCACGACGGCAGAGATTGCTTCGGCTCAGGACTTTGCCACCGGGAACTTGCGCCACCCCTACACCCAGGCGCTCTGGCGATCGCTGCCCCAAAACGATTTCACGCCGGTGCAGGGTAACCAGCCCAGCCCTGAGGCGCTGCCGGTAGGCTGCCTGTTTAGCGATCGCTGCCCCTGGATGACAGAGGCCTGTCTGCCAGAGCGACCAGTGCTGCGGATGGTACGAAGTGGTTTAGTGAGGTGCATTCATGCTGACCGGTGA
- a CDS encoding ABC transporter permease, protein MQLKPILLFFSYKLVRLALLLVAVAVLTFGLMSLSPIDPVQAYVGADMLQVSATQRELIAQRWGLDQPMIVRFWDWFGQIIQGNWGTSMVFNQPVLQVIGQRFQVSLQLLAIAWLVSGLLGLVLGVLAGAFEGTWIDRGIRLYAYTLASSPTFWVALLLLIFFSVSLRLTPICCAAPPGVLAQNVTFWQHLHHLLLPALALSIIGIANIALHTRQKLIDVLHSDYVLFARAQGESLWGILQHHGLRNILLPALTLQFASLSELFGGSVLVEQVFAYPGLGQATVQAALRSDVPLLVGIVFFSALFVYAGNTLADLSYQVIDPRIRIGGRRTA, encoded by the coding sequence ATGCAATTAAAACCAATTCTGCTGTTTTTCAGCTACAAGCTGGTGCGGCTGGCGCTGCTGCTGGTCGCCGTAGCAGTGCTGACCTTTGGGCTGATGAGTCTGTCACCGATTGATCCGGTGCAAGCCTATGTTGGGGCCGACATGCTGCAGGTCAGTGCCACTCAGCGAGAGCTGATCGCCCAGCGCTGGGGCCTGGATCAGCCAATGATTGTGCGCTTTTGGGACTGGTTTGGGCAGATCATTCAGGGCAACTGGGGCACCTCAATGGTGTTTAACCAACCGGTTTTGCAGGTGATCGGCCAGCGGTTTCAGGTGTCGCTACAGCTGCTTGCGATCGCATGGCTCGTTTCTGGTCTGCTGGGGCTAGTGCTGGGTGTGCTAGCCGGAGCCTTTGAGGGCACCTGGATTGACCGGGGCATTCGCCTCTATGCCTACACCCTGGCCTCATCGCCAACATTTTGGGTGGCGCTGCTGCTGCTGATTTTCTTTTCGGTGTCGCTGCGGCTTACCCCAATTTGCTGTGCCGCTCCGCCCGGTGTGCTGGCCCAAAACGTTACTTTCTGGCAGCATCTGCACCACCTACTGCTGCCCGCCCTCGCCCTGAGCATCATCGGCATTGCCAACATTGCCCTGCACACCCGCCAGAAGCTGATCGATGTGCTGCACAGCGACTATGTGCTGTTTGCCCGCGCTCAGGGCGAAAGCCTTTGGGGCATCTTGCAGCACCACGGACTGAGGAACATCCTGCTGCCCGCATTAACCCTGCAATTTGCTTCTCTCAGTGAGCTGTTTGGTGGCTCGGTGCTGGTGGAGCAGGTGTTTGCCTATCCGGGGCTGGGGCAGGCGACCGTGCAGGCGGCTCTGCGCAGCGATGTGCCGCTGCTGGTGGGCATCGTTTTCTTCAGTGCCCTGTTTGTCTACGCCGGAAATACCCTGGCCGATTTGTCTTACCAGGTGATTGACCCACGTATCCGCATTGGCGGCAGGAGGACCGCATGA